A segment of the Melopsittacus undulatus isolate bMelUnd1 chromosome 13, bMelUnd1.mat.Z, whole genome shotgun sequence genome:
AGCAGTGCGTCTGGAGCCCACCTGGGCACACTGTCCCCACCACAGTGGGGTGGACACCGGCATCCATGAGGAATGGCTCCGGGAGATGCGAGAGGAGCGCacaggaaggggagggggacaGAACACCAAAGGGATGTGCAATACAATTGCTCATGCGCTGGGTGTCAAGGAGGCTGCCCAGCAGTGCCAAGATGAGATCCCTGCAgacctggatgatcttaaggtcctttccaaccctgactattctatgattctatgattctatgaccactGTATCATCTCCAGTGCTCCATGTTGCCTTTAAATGTACCTGGATTTAACTAGAATcactcatagaatagttaggattaaaaaaccccaactataTGTATGAAAACCcaggctgcaaacacacaggaCACACACATCAGCACATCCAGTCCCAAGCAATTGGTCCAACACTTCTGTCCCCTGGGTTGACATTCCAGCTGTATTTAaacctgcagtgctgccagtgctggtTATGGCTGAGGAGCCTGAGCTGCATCCTCtgggctgcagccccagcctctACCCCCCCTATCCCACAAAGGCCAGTCCTCACCTTAGCAGATCAGAGCCACCCTGGGCTCCTgctggaggctgcagctcaCGTTTCTCATCCACATAATACCAACATTTCCCATTAGGAACACACTGTGGTTTTGGGatctctgtttcttctgctgcaaaCAAGTGGACTGgtggggtgctggggtgggaATCACAGTCCCAGCAGCCACAGGCTTGGCAACACAGTGCCCGAGAAGGCAGTAGAGGGCTTGGGGAGCACCTGAGGGCTTTTGGAGGGCTCTGGCATGacaatgaaagcaaatgtaAGACACTGGGATATACTGCAAACAGAATGGGAGGCTCTGGTTGGCACAGAGACTCTGTCCGATGGCCCTTCCATTCTCTTCCATGTACTCCCTATTCCCACATGTGCCACTGCGGTCCCTTCCATTCTTCTCTAGGCATGCTCAGGatccctctcttcccttctgtgGACTCTCAATTACTCTCCATTCCTTTGTGAGTGCTTGTAGCTCCACTCTGCTCCCTTATCTGTGCCTTGGAACCCCACAGTTTCCATGCATGCATGCTCGTATCTCCTCCACCCCCTTTGTGCACGCCCCAGTCCCTGCTATCCTTTCTGAGTGCCTTACATCCAAATTATCTCCCCATTACATGCTTTCAAACTCCCTTCTGGGTGCTTCTAGATCAATCTGAACTCATTCTGTTCACTTCAAAGCACTCTCAGATGCTCTCCAGTCCTATCCAGATGCTTTCATGTTCTCTCTGTTCCCCTTGTTCTCTCTTGGAACTCCTCTGTTGTGCTCCCTGCACAAATAGATCCCCTCAGTTCCCCCTTACATGTTCAAGTGtcctccatttccctctgtGTGCACCCAGATCTCCTCTGTTCCCTCCTCAAACACTCAGATCTCCTCTGTTCCTTTCAGTGTCTGCATAGGGCTGACTTCTCCCTCTGTGCATACTTACATCCCTCTTTTCCATGACCAGCACCACTCAGGTCCCCACCAACACCCAGATCCCATCCATCCCTTCCGTGGGTGCTCAGTTCCTATGGACTCCACTGTCAGGTCCCATCCCACTCTGTGCATCCTCAGTTCCTCTCCACCAGCTGCTCcaaacactgtcccacacgagTCAGTCTCTCTGGGAGCCTTGGGGCTGCTCAGACTTCCCCACCAAGAACTAGGCTGATGTTGTCAAAAGCACATTAAACCAGAACCAATTGACCTGGCAGCCCCTGTTTGTTCTCCACGCTGGTTGGTGACTGGCAGTCAAGTGTTTATTGACTAAGCTGAGCTCTTCAAAGCTCCCAGATATGCTGTTCCCAGGGGAAATTCCATCCAAGGAGCTAAGCACTCATAGAAGAGACCATTCCAAGGACTCTTGCTGGCAAGGGGCTTATTCACAGCTCAGGAAGCTGTGCACATAGAACCACAGGCGTCTCcgacactgcttgtgttttatAAGGGCACAAGGGAAACCCAGCCTCATTTCCTCCTTCAGGACAAAGGAAGCCAGGGGTGGACGTAGGACCATTCACTCCACCCACCCCAGAGAGCACTACAAATGCCTCTGTGAGCCCTGCTTTGTGCTCCAGACGGCATTCCTGCATGGACACCATGGGTGAGTACAGGGCTGGGAAGTGGGGTGCTCCTTGCTAGCAATGGGAGGAGCACAGTTTGGGCAGCTCAGCAAGAGGGACTCACACACGGCTGGGGAGCAATGGCATTGGTGCCCTCTGAGGGCATCCTGCCTGCCACCCCTTCAAACACCAGCAGCTTGTGCCCTGCCTTCTGGCTTACCCCAGCCAGTCCCCTGCTTTAGGGGCCAGGAATGAAACCTGGCTCTGCCAGCTGTTGGGTTCTCTGCTCCATCCCAAACTGTCTCACACAGGAGCTTCTGGAAGCTGGTCAAGGGGCAGAGGCAAGGTTGTCTGCTCCTTGAGCAAAAGAGTAGAGGCCTTTAGGCAAGCTTTCCAGCTTGCACAGACCACTCTGGTGCTGTCTGCATGCGTGGAACACTTGGTCCTGTTACATAGTGCAGTGCTGAAGCCATGGGATTTTGTGCCTCTCTAGAGGGAGGGTCACATCTCAACTTGTCtctgtcttttccctttctagCAGTCCAGTGCCTTCTACTCCTTGCTTGCGTGCTGGTCTTGGCTGCCCCAGGCCACTCCGTGCCTGCACAAACCCTACACGGCTTCAAGAAACCTCCCTCCAACACTTCGACCAGTGCTCTGAAGAAAACCAGTAGGTACCATTCTGAAGGCATAGCAGTGCTCTCACCAACCCCTTCAGTGCCTTGGTCTGAGTCAGCCCTGGCTGGTGAAAAGCCCCAGCCCATGCTTTGGGGCAGTGGAGGCTTGATAAAGTGGAACTCCTGCCTGGGAGAGGGTGTGCTGTGGTGCTTCAGATCCAAAAAGCACCTCCATAATGTATACAGGCAGGAAGGCTGGAGAGATGTGACATCAACCCCAGGCTTTGCTCAGCTGGGAAGAGGAGCTCTGCCTATCTGGCAGGATGATCTTAACTGCAGTGGGAGGTCCTGCAGTCAGCAAGCTGAAGGCATGGGGACACCACACCTGCAAGTACATGGGGGAACCCAGTGTTGTGTGCTCATGTACATCCAGCTCCAGGTGGGGAAGGGGTCTATAccatccccagccctggccctgctccGGGATGGTGGATGTGAGGAGATGTGCCCAAtgcaggctgcagtgctgtgtatgtgtgtctgcGTGTGTGTGCACTTTGCAGACTGGTTAAGGGTGTCTGTGTGCTTGAGGGGTTACTTGTCTCCTGTTCCCTTGGTCACAGGCAGGGGCAAGGTTCTCTTCACCTTCCCCACAACGTGATCCAGTTTTAGTAGCACAACCCTATTTTCAGGAGACCCAAAGAAGCCCACTAGTGTCCTGGCCTGATAGCAGCATGGCCCTGTGTGTCTGGGGTCTTTCACTGGGGCTACCTCCCCTTAGGTGTCCCAGATGGAAGAGGAACAGAGGCTGAGGCTAACGTACTCTCACCTCCAGCTAAGCACATTGACCTCTCTAGGCTGGGATCCACCAAGTACACTGGCCAGATGTCCCTGTGCCACAGGGTGAAAAATGGTCTTGTTTTGTTGCATAGGGTCTTGTTAACTCACCCTCTCTCCCATCCCAGGTTGGCCTAAGGACTGCAGTGAGGTCTCTGCTGGCAGCCCCAGTAGTGTCTACATCATCCAGCCCACAGGACTGGACCCCATCGTGGTGTACTGTGAAATGACTGAGCCAGAAGGGGGCTGGACGGTCATCCAGAGGAACCGGCAGAGCACAGAGATCACCTGGGCTGAGTCCTGGAGCACCTACAAGTACGGCTTTGGGGATGTGCACACCGAGTACTGGCTGGGCACTGAGTACATCCATCACATCACCAAGCAGAAGGTCTACCAGGTCAGATTTGTCATCTGGGATGCCACAGACAACATCCATTTCGCAGACTACAACCTCTTCAGTGTCGAAGATGAGCCCCACGGCTACCGGCTGAGGCTGGGATCCTACTCAGGGTCAGCAGGGGATGCCATGACCTCAGACAATCCCAGGAAGGTGCACAACAACATGAAGTTCTCCACAAAGGATCGGGATCAGGACACTTACAGAGGGAACTGTGCCTCCCGCTATGGGGGTGGGTGGTGGTATTCAGCCTGTTATTCTGTACGGCTGAACGTCAAGGGGGGCATAACG
Coding sequences within it:
- the LOC101872659 gene encoding fibrinogen-like protein 1-like protein: MAVQCLLLLACVLVLAAPGHSVPAQTLHGFKKPPSNTSTSALKKTSWPKDCSEVSAGSPSSVYIIQPTGLDPIVVYCEMTEPEGGWTVIQRNRQSTEITWAESWSTYKYGFGDVHTEYWLGTEYIHHITKQKVYQVRFVIWDATDNIHFADYNLFSVEDEPHGYRLRLGSYSGSAGDAMTSDNPRKVHNNMKFSTKDRDQDTYRGNCASRYGGGWWYSACYSVRLNVKGGITWGSLCKGNCKASAILIKPALYH